Below is a window of Ctenopharyngodon idella isolate HZGC_01 chromosome 7, HZGC01, whole genome shotgun sequence DNA.
CAGCTTCAACTGGAAATCTCGCAAGTCAATCACTAATACACATACACTTCTAAACCTAATGtcttgaaatatgtttttttttctcccctaaAATCCTAACAGAAAAAAGATGACCTCAAGCCGTCGGCATCATCTCAAGGTAAATTTGAGTCTTTTCAGTTTGTGTTCACTTTACAGGTGTTAAGTTGCATGTGTCATTTGTTCACTGTTTGTTCTAGAGTTTGATACTGGGTATAGCCAAGGACCTGTTGGAGGCTGAGGAAAAGCAGAGAGAGGAAGACAGAATTCACTATATGGAGGAGAAATGTCCTCCTCTGTCTCTGCCTGGCTCTGTGCAGGAATTACAGGTACACAGGCACAAAATGATTATTATAATCTGTATAatgagtatactgtatataattattgattattatactctgtataatgtgtataatgaGTATTTCACTCTGTTGTTAAATGTTCTCTCCAATGTGGTCAGGATCTGTGCAAACAGCTTCATCAGCAGATTGATGTGGTGGACGAGGAGAGATATGACATGTCTGTTAAAGTGGCCAAAAGTGACAAAGAGGTTTTTAATccatggatttttttctttcattcctCTATCCATGTTGAGGGTTTGACTTTCAGCAAATGacactgtgtgtttttgtagaTTGAGGATCTGAAGATAAAAGTTCAAGACCTGAAAGGTAAATTCAAGAAACCTGCTCTGAAGAAAGTGCGTATGTCTGCTGATGCCATGCTGCAGGCCCTGCTGGGCTCCAAACACAAAGTGTCCATGGACCTGAGAGCCAACCTCAAACAGGTCAAGAAAGAGGTCAAGGAGGAGGTGAGCGCACACTACATACCTCATACCTCTCTCATACCTGCCAAAGTAATTGtgtcaaatataatttttaatcttGAAATTCTTATGTGAATTATTTTAGGATAAGGAGGCAGTGGGAGACTGGCGTAAGAACATCGAGGACAAGGCTGGTATGGGCGGCAGGAAGAAGATGTTTGAATCCGAGGCTTAAACAGGCAGCTATTTTACTTTTGGAGTTGATTTCTGATGGACTTTCTGCTGTCGTTGTTGCACATTTCACTGTCAAAAAAGTGCTTTCGCGTCCAAACTACACATCCAACAAGCCAACAGTAACTAAGCTAATCATAATATTCAGAATGTCATGTATTATACATGAGCTCAccttaacaaataaaaataggaAAAGAAACTCTGTCATCtgtcattgattttttttcagcagccatttttACATCATAACTGAACTAATATCATCAACAATGGTGCTTATTTCTGAATGAGTCCAGGCTGAGTAAGGTTTCCTCTTTTTCTTATATTTAGCAACAAGCAGCAAATGCTCTGAACTTTCTACTTCTCTCTTTGTCTGTATCTTTTTGCTACTGTAATAGGGGAGATCTGTGGATGAAATTaagcatgtgtgtatgtattcTCTGTTTATATGATGAATCTAAGCAGTGATATTATGTAAAATGGTTACAGGATTCTAATTTCCCAGTGATGGAAAACAGAAGTGGAGCCTCTGAGATGTGACTGAGAGGCCCTGTGGGTAAGTGGGTAAGTCAGGGTCCTGGTATACCTTACGTTGTCTCCGCAATATCCGaaatccttgtggggacattttttggtccccatgaagaAAAGAAGAAAGTTTTATCTTGCTTTGGTACCTTGGCTGGTTTAGGCTTGTCTGACCTCCAAAGATTTTTATATTCCTAATATTTAGTGCAGTAGTTATTTCACAACAGTAACAGAAATGAACTTTTTCCACTTAAATTGATTTCCAGGAAGACTATTAAGTGCATCTTTCTAAATGTAGTcctattttttgttaaattcaaattaaagCAATGAATTCAATTAGAATACTAATACACTATTGGGATGTTACTTATCAAATGAAATCTGTCCATTTTTGCTCTGTATATAAATGCGTGAAAATTCCTCTTTTGTAGGTGGTTTGGAGAGAATTAGCGagcactgtatttttattatcatggGTCAGCGAGTTTCTCGAGCGAAGAAAGCGACAGGTAGCGAGTGTGTGTACAACTCACATCCGCGTACACCACTGCAAACCACCGCCGACGCGCCAAATCCTCATCAGCTTGATGAGAGGCGCGCTAGTATTGCTGAGGTAGATGGAGGAGGaagggaggagagagaggagaagaGGGTGAGGAAGAAAAGGAGGTTTTGGAGGAGGCTGTTCTGCTTCCATTTCTCTCGTTCAAGAGCTGAAAAGGGTGAGAAAGCTCGGCGTGAAAAAGTGGAGCAGAGCGAGAATCAGGAGCAGGAGGCTGAGGCGGGACCTTCTAGGAGGTCAACTGATGGTAAATCACATCACCTTTTTGAGCGGCTCTCTACACCAAAAAATCACTTAATCAATACACATTAGGAGATCTTTACTCTGTAGAAAAATTCTAATTTTACGGAAAATATCTGTGTTTTTTTATGGtcgttttctcttttttttattgtcaccattgttgagattcatacgctgattcttgatgtctgtgtgagtctgcaTGACCTTGGCAAAACGTTTTCCGcataatgatttaattaaattgtttataGTATCACAGCGCTGTAGTAGTGTTGGCATATAGTTTGCAACTTATATTAAACAATTTAGTCAGACTATATTCACAGACTCTGGTATCAGTGAATGAGACCACTTTATGATAACTATGCCATCACTTAAAAAGTGACCAACATCTTCTGATCCAAGCTTTTCTTGCTGTAACAAATGTGcatcagaaacacacagttaaagcaGCCAAAGAAATATTAATGGCACTGACCACCAGAATGGTGACTttatcaaactttattattttattcaataaaacatcaacatctaaacctctgtttatTCTCAATAAGGactttagtatgaaataaagtctggattgtaataagtgaagatgctgagatcttgagagatctgttagtgtttcatgttctgttgggatttaaagggtttctgtatcgtctgttttgtgggtcaccattgtggagagtagagcctgtgcttcagtccaggaTGAGCCAGAACACATTGGTCTTAtactgcatgttgctttatgtCAGAGGCAGTagcatataattatattaattcattcGTTCGTTCAGGTGTGGTCTTTCTGGTTAAATGTAAGAGATTCATGTTTtacagtgaatgtgttttgttagtaACAATTCAGGATATATGTGTAAAACAAGAATGTTTTTTCTGTAagattgttttgcattttaagttaagatattttacatttattttacagactttgatTGGCAGCCTTTGCTGAAAGTcatttgaccattt
It encodes the following:
- the tnni2b.2 gene encoding troponin I type 2b (skeletal, fast), tandem duplicate 2, whose translation is MSEKKMTSSRRHHLKSLILGIAKDLLEAEEKQREEDRIHYMEEKCPPLSLPGSVQELQDLCKQLHQQIDVVDEERYDMSVKVAKSDKEIEDLKIKVQDLKGKFKKPALKKVRMSADAMLQALLGSKHKVSMDLRANLKQVKKEVKEEDKEAVGDWRKNIEDKAGMGGRKKMFESEA